AGACCTAGTATTTCTTTCAGACCCTCTGAAAAATCAATGCTTGGAATTCCACCATTCCCTTGGAAAGCATATCCCTCAATGGTCTTCAGAGATGATGGGAAAATAATAGGACAAGAAAGAGCCCCTGTACTATGATTGTTGTTTCTATAATTCCATTCTGATTGATTAAATGTAGACGAGGCAAAAGCATGGTCACCAATTGAGACTAGTCCCTCATGAAATGTTACATTCTTAAGTGCAGAACGGCAAAAAGCATGTTCAGCGATGGTTTTTACACTGCCAGGAATGTCAATATCAAGTAAAGCACCACAGCTATAAAACGAACCTTTACCAATATATTTGACAGTATTAGGAATTATTACAGAAGTTATCAAGTCACAATCGTCAAAAGCTAAGTCGCCAATACCAACCACATTATATGTAATTCCATCATAATCTACTGTCTCAGGTATAACGATGTCTCCTGTGTAGGTTCCCTTAGTCACTTCCACATCATTTCCATTAGATGTCTCAGAAAGTTTATAATACAATCCATTTACATAGAATGTCGTTGTTGTAAAACCTGATACTGCATATTGTGAAACCACAGAATTCAAATAACCTTGTCTTACGGAAAAAGCTTTAACTGTGAGATTCCGGTCTAATGTGAATGGAGCTGTATAAAGGGTGCTGTTAATGGTTGGTTCGCTACCATCAAGTGTGTAATAAATCTTTTCATCACTATAAGAACTCGTAATGGTGATTTGGCAATTTTCCGTATTCCAGTTTATCTGAGGTTTATTTGTAATATAATCACCAATATAGACTCGAGTAAAATCTGATTCTTTCCAACCATCTCTTTTTGCTTTTGCAAATATATAACAGACTTCCTCGCTAGGCTGTGACAACGTGAATGGCTCTTCGTATGGCGTTAATGCTCCCCAACCATTATATTCGCTTTTGCCATATTGATAAGATAGTTCTACTTTCGGCAAATTTGGAAGGTTAAATTCCTCTAATTCTATTTTTACTGTATAATCATCAGTAATAGTGATTTTGGGAGATTCTACTTTTAGAGAACTTGTGTATTCGGATATTTGCGAATTGTCATAACCGTCACAGATAGCAATCGCTCTGAACGTGACCCCATCTCGTATGACGGGTATCGGATTAGTATATTTCTGACTAAGGTTTGAAGGCTCAGAACCATCGGTAGTATAATAAATGGTTGCGCCTTCAGTCTGTGATTGCATTACTAATGTATAGTCTTTCGTAAAAGAAAAAGTTGGTTGGGAACAAGGGAACTGTTCAATTGGTAGAATTGTTGAAAATTCAGCCCAATAGTTAGCTTGTCTATAATCATCAATTACAGAAGATTTCACAAATATACCAGTAGTTTCCTTAATATCATTAATTACATTGTCAGACAGCTTAGGTGGGGTCGTAGCTAAACAATATATTTTTTTAAGATTACCGCAGCCCTTAAATGCTTCGGTTTGAATTGTGTTCAAAGAAAAAGGAAGAAATATAGTATTTAATGATGAACAACCATAAAAAATCCCTTGTGGGATCTCTGTGATTCCTTCTGGAATAATTATAGAATATAGTTTCTTACAGTATAAAAATGTGTAATGGTCTAATGAAATTATATTATCTATAGAAATTGACTGTAAATTGCGACAAGCCCGAAAAGTAAAGCTATTCAAATGTTTTAACGAAGAAGGGAGATTAATTGTTTCTAAAGCATAACAACTTCCAAAAGCATAACTACCTAGAGAAGATAATCCTTCAGACAAATAAATATGCTTCAGCGATATATTTGCAAAAAAAGCTCCAGTTCCGATGGTTGTTACTGTGCTAGGGATAACAATCTCTTTTATTGATGAACTTACATTATAGTTGGGGTCTTGATAAACAACATGATGTGTACCATCAGCTTTTGCAAAAGCCAAATCACCTATAGACTGCAACCCTTCATGAAAAGTTACCTTTTGAAGTCCTGACAGCATAAATGCATAATTCTCAATAGTCTGAACATTTTCTGGAATGTTTATTTCTTTAATATTTGTACAGTTATAGAATGCATATTGTCTTATATGCATTACATCGTCTGGAATAACAAATGATGTAAGTGAAGTACAACCGTAAAACGCATTAGATGGTATTTCAGTAATTATGTTTGGAAGAGAAACAGTAACGATATTTTTATTGTTACTAAAGACATTAGATGTTAATTTAACAACCTTAAATGTTTGTCCTAAATGCGTTACATTATTAGGAATGACCACATTACCAGATGCATTTTTTCCGTCATCAACAGTCACTTCATCAATCATATTACCTGTCAACTGGTAATATATACCATTGACATAGAATCGGGTGACAATATCTGATACTTTATAGGAGGCTATGTCAGAATCGAACTTTCCACGCCTGACAGCAAATGCTTTTATCTCCGTATTCTTGGTAATAGTAATAGGTTCAGAGTAAAGAGATGATTCCACAGAGGGATCTGTACCATCAAGGGTATAATAGATGTCCACATCTGGATCATCATGAGTGATGCTCACCTTACCTTCTTCTTTATTCCATGTGATAGTTGGGGCTTTAATATAATAGTTAGTCCAGAAATCGAAGGTCTCTGAATTTGAGTCAACCCATCCATCTCTAGCGATGTATACTTCAATGTATCCTGGCCGTTTCAGTTGCACTGGGCCTACATATTCTTGCCATTCTTCTAATTCGTAGCTATACCACACTGTGACATCTGGAACATCAGGGATAGAAGGGGCGTCGTAGCTTATTGTCATTACTAAGTCATCGGAGAGCGTAGCACTGAATGTAGCCTCCACTTCAAAAAAGCCTCGCCAAAGGTTAAAACCTCTCACTGCGGAATTATCATAGCCTTCTTTTATTGCGATGGCACGAATGGGAAGATTTGATATATACTTAATAGCACCTGTATATTTTATTGAATTTTCATCAGGATCAGAGCCGTCGGTGGTATAATAGATGGTGGCTCCCTCAGTCTGGGTAGTCATCGTTAGACGATAGTTGTCATAGGTAATAACTGGGGCATAACACCTGTTATACCCAACTATATCTCCACTAATGACAGAGAATTCACTCCAATATGCAGCATATTTATATGCTTCTACATCAGATGACACAACATGGAGTGTTGTGCCCGTTCTTCCACGTAAGGTGGTTTCTTCAATAGTAGGAGGTGTACTTGCATAACAATAAATGGTGGCAAGATTTGTTCGGTTTGTTATGAAAGCCTGATATCCTATAGATGTTACGGTGCTTGGAATACGAATTTCTTTTAAAGGAAAAGCGTAGCCAAACGCATTTCGTCCAATGGTCTCAAGTCCTTCATTGAATTCTACTTCTTCCAAATAATAGTTGTCATAAAAAGCGTCATCACCGATAGTACGAACAGTTCCTGGAATTACAATTTTTTTTGTGTTTTTATAACTATAAAAAGCCCTTCCAATCTCCGCCACAGTGTAGGTAACACCATTATAAGTAACTTTTTCTGGAATAATTACTTCTGCCTGATTCAATCCTTTGGTTAGTCTTACCTCCGTGCTATTTATAGTCTGATAACTCATTCCATCTACCTCGAAAGCCCATGTGGTTGAAACACTTGTTATAATAAAGGCTATGACAGCCAGGAATCTTCTATATGTTGGGAAAGTCTTCATTTTCTATATATAATTAAGGTTATAGATTTGGTGTTGGATTCTCTTCTTCTCCAGGTACGGTGCCTTTTGTAGTGAAGGTGGCATCGGCACTATAGCCGATACCGTTGGCATTGCGTACCCATGCACGGACATAATAGGTCTTGCCAGAGGTGAGACCAGTGAACAGGGCGGTCAGTTCACCGCTTTGCCCAGATACGTTCTCTACGGTCACTGTCTTGTCGTTGATGGTAGGCGCAGGTGTCAGGGAATAGCAGAAGCCTCCTTCGGTAGCGTCAAGCGAACTGGTGAAGGTGCTCTGTAAGGATGCTTCATAGCGGGTGATGCCTGTAGCCACTGGCTGTGTGAGCGAAGGAACGGTGGCTCCTGCCTGGGTGATGACACAGGTTCGCTCTAAACGGCCAGACGAAGAGGTGACGCGGATGTTGGCAATGCGAGCCTCAGAGGTAACATTATCGCTTAGGGTGATGCGCACTGGCGCCTCGTTCTGTCCGCTACGAGTGTCGAGTGTGAGCCAAGTGGTGACATCTGCTGAAACAGACCAGTCAGCATTGCCCAGCACCTGGAACGAGTATTCACGGCCTTTGGCTACGGCATCAATACGTTCGGGCTCAATGGTCATAGTGACGTTCTTCGCAACCTGCGAAATATTTATCTGTGCTGCCGAACCACTATTGCCACTAACGGTAAAGACTGCATTACGCTCATACTCGGTGTTGTTGGCCTTGGCAACAATGGTGATGCTACCATTGTCGGTGCCTTTGTCTGTGCTGAGCGATAGCCAGTCGGCACCACCAGTGATGGTCCACTGGGTGTTGCTGCTAATGGTCAAAGTGAGCTCACCGCCACCTTCACCAAAGGAGAGAGTGCGGGTGCTGACATCCAGACTCTCGTTGTTACGGCCTTGTGTCAGGGTGATAACGCGCTTAACGCCACCGTCGGAGGTGATGGTAATCTGGCAGGAACGCTCATCAATGGAAGAGGGATTCGCCCCAGTGGTAAGTTCCACATCGGCAACACCATTGCCCTGAGTGGGATTAACTGTGAGCCATGTCTCTCCCTCGTTGATGTGCCAGCCGCAGTTGGCGTCAATATGAAGCGATGCCGACTCGTGGTTGCCACCCATTACCACGTCATGTACTTTCATGTAATCGGTACTGGCCAGTCCCTCATCATCGTTAGATGTACACGATGTGACAGAGGTGGCCATTGCACAAGCAAGCGTGACGCTTGCAATAAATTGTCTTCTTTTTAATAATATCATTTTCTGTCAGTAGTTTTCAAATATGTTAGAATGTTGCCATTAGGCCTATTGTAGCTGCGAAACCTCCATTACCGAAGCCTGCTTCAGAAGAAACAAGGTCAAAGCTAGTGTCCTTGCCTGTCGCAAATCCAAATTCTGGCGCTGCGAACAGAAGGACATGTTTCATTGGAACCATCAAGAACTTGCCACCAATGGTTACACATTTACAAGCCGCTCCGTCGCCAAAGGTCTGACTGCCGTCTTCAATCTGAGCTGCCAAAGAGTGTTGCACATAGCCCACTTGAGGGACAATAGCCATCTTACGTGTAAGCTCTATCTGATAACCGTATTTCACACCAATGGTGTTCATCTTGTAGTTCTGACGGCTAAGATAGTTTCCATTGGTGTCATAGATGTTGACAGCACTGGAGTTGGAGAGTCCGAAGGTGTAGTTGAATTGTAGATCATGCTTGCGGAATGTGACGCCTAAGATGCCTGTGACACCAGAAAGGGCGCGAACGGTATAGCCTCCCCCGAAATAGAAGGCAAACTTCTTGAAATACTCAATAGGCAGCAGCTCCACCGTGTCTTTTACCACCTGATTGCGTGCAATGGTGTATTCACGGCTCTGCGACACATAGCCTCGCTTCTGGAAGGTGAACTGATGAGAACCAATCAAAACGGGAGTGTGCTCTGACAGGTCTATGTACTTGCCACGTTCATCTATTGAAGAAACAGCCTGTGGACGGGTATAGACACTCAGATAACCAGTATAGGGCGTTGGCGCAATGGCGTTGACGGTGTGTTTCTTGCCACGCTCTACGGTAAATGATGTCTTGGAGTCTTCGTAGTCGGCCTTGCGGGTCTCCACTACATAGCTGCCTTCTTTAAGCTGCGTATCCCAAAGTCCGCTGGCTACGCGCTTGCCTTGAAAAAAGATGTCGGCATTGTTGTCAACAAGCACGCGTACGTCTCCGTAGAGATGACTCATGTCCTTCATCTCTATGTCGATGGAAAGCGATTTTTTGTCGGAAGTGACATACTGCTCAAGAGTGCCTTCAATCTTACCGTTTACTGCACGGATGACGTGTTTGCCATAGTTCAGATATTTGTTATAGACGGGTACGTGACCCACAAATTCGTTGTCTATATAGACCTCTGACTTTGCTACAGGGGCAGTAATAGTGGCATAGACACCCGTGCCAATGTCAAGCAGCATCTCGTAGGTCTTGGCTCCTTCAATGGGAACAGGATAAGCATAGTTGCGCAATACGCCGAAAGCTGAATGGCTGATGGTGAGACGCTGGGCGCGACGAGGTACGTAGAGCCATATCTCGCCAGGCTTCTGGTCAACGGCCACGATTCCCAGTGAGCCGCCATCGAAACTGAAGCCTGTTTCTGGCGTCACAATCTTTATAAGGGCTGCCGTCTCGCCATTCTCGTCGGTCTTGGAAGTTCCATAACGGTTAGCAGTAAGATCGTTGGTGAGTTCACCAAAATGAACGACCTTCATGTTCTGTGACCGTGAAATCCCCGCCATTACGAGGCAAAGGAATAGAAAGAATGTTCGCATAAATCGGAATAATAGTGTCTGTTTTAGGTATAATCTATATTGTCGTCGCAAAGATACAAATGTTTTTTAAGAATTGTGCACTAAAGTGTCAAAAAAATCAAAAACAACGTTAAAACTTCTTTTGGTTCATTTTTTTTCGTACATTTGCAGCACATAATCGAATTTTTTAATCAAGAACTAACCTCAAAAAATTGAATTATGAAGAAAATTATGATGTTATTGATGGCATTCTGCCTGATTGTTCCAACAATGAATGCCCAGAACAAAGCTTTGGAAAAAGCAAGAAAGAAGGAATTCCAAACAAAGATGAAGGAATTCAAGAAAGAAAAATGGCAGCTCTTTGGCACGACACGTACTTTTGAGGTGGCTTTGCTTTCCCACTACGACAAACTCAACAGCTTAGGTGACGACGGTGCAGAAATCATGGGAGTAGCCACTAAAGTGAAGTCGAAGAACTTGGGTCATCAGATGGCAGTTAACAATGCGTGTCTGACATATGCTCAGCAGGCTGGCAGCCATTTGAAGGGACGCGTGGTAAGCGACATGAGCGGCAATGCCACCGATACCGAGGGAGAATTTGACAAGTTCTATGCTGCTTACGAGCGACTGGTGGAAAAGGAAATCAGGGGCGAACTTAAGGAGTCGTTTACTATTATCCGTACTAATGATGACGGGACCTATGAAATGCAGAGCTATTTTATCGTGGATGAGAAGGCAGCCTCGTCAGCCCGCATTCGTGCATTGGAAGATGCTGCACGTGAATCGGAAATGGCGCAGAAGTACGCAAAGAAGGTAAGCGACTTTGTGAGAGAAGGTTTCAAGGAATAGTGAAATGACCTCACATAAGTTAAGGCGATGAGAAAAAAATGCCTGCTTCTATTCATATGGATTGGTTCTTGTGCCGCATTGGCACAGACCAATCCTTTTTTAAATGATTTCAATAAGTTCAAGAACGGTATCCAGTCGGATTACAGAAAGTTTCTGGATGAGGCCAATCGTAACTATGCGAAGTTGCTGAGGGGAGAATGGAAAGAACAAAGCTCAGAACAGCCCCTACAACGTCCAAAAGATAAAGGACCTGTTCCTGTTATCGCAGATGATGACCTTTCCACCAAGCCTGTTAAGAGCAATCCTATCGTCATAGAAGAGGCATTTAGCATGCCTGTCATTAAGGAACAGCCCAAGCCGATTATACCGATTGAAGAACAAAAGCACGATAGTGAACCTACGGTTACCTTCCAGTTCTTTGGAACGCCGATGAAGGTTCGCTTCAGTTCCTCGCAGACTGCAACCTTGGCAACCTGCTCAAAGGAAAGCGTTGCCAATGCGTGGGAACAGTTGACAAAATGTGATTATAACAACACACTGTTCGACTGTCTGCAACTCAGGGAAAAACACAGAATGAATGACTGGGCATACCTGATGATGCTGGACAGTTTGTCTGCGGCTTGTACAAAAAAGGGAAGTCATGAGGCTACTCTCACAATGAGCTATCTGTACCAGCAGTCTGGCTATAAGATGCGCCTGGGTATTGCTGAACGTAGGTTATATCTGTTGTTTGCCTCAAATCAGTTGCTTTATGATTGGATATATTATAATATAGGTGGAACGAATTATTTCGTCTATGGTAAGAAAAAAGACATTAGAAACTTGCAGATGTGCGATGCCGCCTTTCCACAAGAGCAAGAATTGTCACTTTGGATGCCCCAGCCACTTAAATTGGATTATCAGCCCACTCAGATGAGAAGGCTCGTCTCAGAAAAATATCCTGAGATGGCACTTGAGATACAGGTAAACAAGAACATGGTGGACTTCTTGAGCAAGTATCCCTCTTCAGCTGCTGATGGTAATGAGATGACACGATGGGCCATTTTGGCAAAGACACCTTTTGAACAAGAGGTAAGTAAGCCATTGCTGAGTGCTATCAAATATATCGTGAATGGACTAAGTGAGCAGGAAGCTGTAAGAAAACTTCTTAACTGGACACAGACGGCATTTGTCTATAAACTGGACAATGAGGTATGGGGATATGACCGTGCATTCTTTCCTGTGGAAACGCTTTTCTATCCTTATTGCGACTGCGAGGATCGTAGTATCTTGCTTTCAAGAATCATCGCCGATGTATTAGGACTGGAAAGTATTCTGGTATTATATCCAGGACATCTTGCCATAGCAGTTAATTTCCATGAGCATGCTGACGGCGACTATATTGAGTTTGAAGGAAAACGCTTCGTGGTGTGCGACCCTACATATATAGGCGCTCCGATAGGAATGACTATGCCTGGCATGGACAACGAAAAAGCAAAGGCCATTATAATCAAATAAGAATGTTGTGTCTTTTGCCAAGTGTTAGCGTTTAATAAGAATGCTCTGAGCGTTTAATAAGAACACTCAGAGCATTTAATTAGAATACTCATTGCATTTCAAGAGATGCTCATCGCATTTCATTGAGCTGCTCAGAGAAGACAGCTGTTTTCTATTTCACCTCCCAGATATCGTTGGTCTC
This region of Prevotella sp. E13-27 genomic DNA includes:
- a CDS encoding BACON domain-containing protein, which encodes MILLKRRQFIASVTLACAMATSVTSCTSNDDEGLASTDYMKVHDVVMGGNHESASLHIDANCGWHINEGETWLTVNPTQGNGVADVELTTGANPSSIDERSCQITITSDGGVKRVITLTQGRNNESLDVSTRTLSFGEGGGELTLTISSNTQWTITGGADWLSLSTDKGTDNGSITIVAKANNTEYERNAVFTVSGNSGSAAQINISQVAKNVTMTIEPERIDAVAKGREYSFQVLGNADWSVSADVTTWLTLDTRSGQNEAPVRITLSDNVTSEARIANIRVTSSSGRLERTCVITQAGATVPSLTQPVATGITRYEASLQSTFTSSLDATEGGFCYSLTPAPTINDKTVTVENVSGQSGELTALFTGLTSGKTYYVRAWVRNANGIGYSADATFTTKGTVPGEEENPTPNL